In Chanodichthys erythropterus isolate Z2021 chromosome 11, ASM2448905v1, whole genome shotgun sequence, a single window of DNA contains:
- the LOC137030361 gene encoding zinc finger protein 135-like, with translation MDVLLAAIEILTNTSGQQEPLTKVSEENPDPSPPSCGQPSVFGICVELKKDADVKDQEASDMCPADQDSFLHDSTTMATDREEAEVPKQETGKRKRSRSRKSTKTGGRSNRSNHHCLKCGQKFKTSVHFQRHKLVHSGERPHGCPECGKRFITSSELKVHLRVHSGEKPYHCSECGKNFAQSGSFSNHRRLHKGEKRYHCPECNKGFQQLIDLRIHQRIHTGEKPYLCSHCWKAFTTSGALRVHLRTHTGEKPYECKECGKTFCQLGGLKVHRRVHSGERPYACPVCEKRFKGHANLIAHKRIHTGEKPYSCTVCRKTFTDSRRLKEHQPPESEKKPFCCGICSEAFGALCQLKEHQQCHKGEKHHHCSDCGKAFTHLYLLRSHQRAHSDEKPYSCTECGKCFRRSFELKMHVNTHSEVRPHPCSECGKSFRRAAELRIHQRVHTGEKPYFCSICGTGFKQSSQVKVHERTHTGERPFPCPECGKTFKDKRSLQTHQRVNHK, from the exons ATGGATGTTCTTCTGGCGGCAATAGAGATACTGACGAACACTTCTGGACAACAAGAGCCCT TGACTAAGGTGAGTGAAGAGAATCCAGATCCAAGCCCACCTTCTTGTGGTCAGCCCAGTGTGTTTGGCATTTGTGTGGAGTTAAAAAAAGATGCTGATGTTAAGGATCAGGAAGCCTCTGACATGTGTCCAGCCGACCAGGATTCATTCCTCCATGATTCAACAACCATGGCCACAGATAGGGAGGAGGCTGAAGTCCCAAAACAAG aaaCTGGTAAAAGAAAAAGGAGTCGCTCAAGAAAGAGCACAAAAACAGGAGGGCGCTCTAACAGATCAAATCACCATTGCTTGAAATGTGGACAAAAATTCAAAACGTCAGTTCACTTTCAAAGACATAAATTAGTTCATTCAGGAGAGAGGCCTCATGGTTGCCCTGAATGTGGCAAGAGGTTCATCACATCTTCTGAACTAAAAGTGCATCTGCGTGTTCACTCAGGAGAAAAACCCTACCACTGTTCTGAATGTGGCAAGAACTTTGCTCAGTCAGGGTCCTTTTCTAATCACCGCAGACTTCATAAAGGTGAAAAACGGTATCACTGCCCTGAGTGTAACAAGGGTTTCCAGCAACTTATAGATCTACGAATTCACCAAAGgattcatacaggagagaagccgtacCTGTGCTCACATTGCTGGAAGGCCTTTACGACATCCGGAGCTTTACGAGTTCACTTACGAACTCACACTGGTGAAAAACCTTACGAGTGCAAAGAGTGCGGGAAGACGTTTTGCCAGCTGGGTGGACTGAAAGTTCACAGGCGCGTTCATTCAGGAGAGAGGCCTTACGCATGCCCTGTATGTGAGAAGCGCTTCAAAGGACACGCCAATTTGATCGCACACAAGCGCATTCACACAGGAGAAAAGCCATATTCATGCACTGTGTGCAGAAAAACATTCACTGACAGCAGGAGACTAAAAGAGCACCAGCCACCTGAGTCAGAAAAGAAACCATTTTGTTGCGGCATCTGTAGTGAAGCTTTCGGCGCATTATGTCAACTTAAAGAGCACCAGCAATGTCACAAAGGAGAGAAGCATCATCACTGTTCTGACTGTGGAAAGGCCTTTACGCATTTATATTTACTGAGGAGTCACCAGCGTGCTCACTCAGATGAGAAACCCTATTCCTGCACTGAATGTGGAAAGTGCTTCCGCCGGTCGTTTGAGCTGAAAATGCACGTGAACACTCACAGCGAAGTGCGACCTCATCCTTGCTctgagtgtggaaagagcttcCGCAGGGCTGCGGAGCTTCGGATACATCAGAGAGTACATACGGGAGAAAAGCCTTATTTCTGCTCCATCTGCGGCACAGGCTTCAAACAGTCGTCACAAGTCAAAGTGCATGAGCGTACTCACACGGGAGAAAGGCCATTCCCCTGCCCAGAGTGTGGGAAGACCTTTAAAGACAAGAGAAGCCTGCAAACACACCAGAGAGTGAAccataaataa